Proteins encoded in a region of the Stieleria neptunia genome:
- the tnpC gene encoding IS66 family transposase, translating into MDKLKQLQREIEALRAKNSTLESVNESLAATNASLTNKVDSLAVNNQSLATTNESLVQDAKSLAAAKEDLESKNEDLRKQLSKKQDELDALIRRIFGRQSERFEDDDQLKFEFASQAEIDDAREGIKQAIEENDRAGKRNKPPKRRKREERFPDSLPRKEVIVDLSDEEKEGLVRIGEDVVESAHFTRGAAYIIRKIFPKYVHPEDPRAGILQAPRPAALIQGDRYDTSFAASVIANRLGYHLPIYRQEDMFAECGLYLSRSTLLNLQEAAERVLRPFVQWLADLVRTDSCIGSDDTSIRLLLPQDIPEAREDDPKGRRAAEVFAAAKSKGLKSITAKMWAYRGVHIPINVFDFTVSRHRDGPDQFLVDSEYTGTLLGDCYGANTGIYIRSNGLIVHAACAAHARRKVEAALDNHAEHAKHLLGLFRLIYDVEDEARELSPAERLTLRQKQSAPLWGQMREYLQMKMMDVLSSDKISDARSYILNQWQGLTAHLEDGEIPIDNNSCEQLMKQVALGRKNWLFLGSLASGYRTATLMTVVSSAIRNDLDVAAYLEDVLDQLLAGSRDYAALRPDAWGTAHPESIRAHRQKEREADNIRRERDRLRRRLARLDQ; encoded by the coding sequence ATGGACAAGCTCAAGCAACTTCAACGCGAAATCGAAGCCCTGCGTGCGAAAAACAGCACGCTTGAGTCCGTCAATGAATCGCTTGCTGCCACCAATGCGTCACTCACCAACAAAGTCGATTCACTCGCTGTAAACAACCAATCGCTTGCTACCACCAACGAGTCTCTCGTCCAAGACGCCAAGTCACTCGCTGCGGCCAAAGAGGACCTTGAATCGAAGAACGAGGACTTACGAAAGCAACTCTCCAAAAAGCAAGACGAACTCGACGCTTTGATCCGTCGCATCTTTGGCCGCCAGAGCGAACGCTTTGAAGACGACGACCAGCTGAAGTTCGAATTCGCCAGTCAAGCAGAAATCGACGACGCTCGTGAAGGCATCAAGCAGGCGATCGAAGAAAATGATCGAGCCGGCAAACGCAACAAGCCGCCCAAGCGACGCAAGCGTGAAGAGCGTTTTCCCGACAGCCTGCCGCGCAAGGAAGTGATTGTCGACTTAAGCGACGAAGAAAAAGAAGGCTTGGTGCGGATCGGAGAAGACGTGGTCGAATCGGCACACTTCACCCGGGGTGCGGCCTATATCATTCGAAAGATCTTCCCCAAGTACGTTCACCCGGAGGATCCCCGCGCCGGTATTTTGCAGGCCCCACGCCCCGCGGCGCTGATTCAAGGCGATCGCTACGACACCTCATTCGCTGCCTCGGTCATTGCCAATCGACTTGGCTACCATCTGCCGATCTATCGTCAAGAGGACATGTTCGCCGAGTGCGGCCTTTACCTTTCACGCAGTACGCTACTAAACCTTCAAGAAGCTGCCGAACGCGTGCTCCGGCCGTTCGTGCAGTGGCTTGCTGACTTGGTTCGCACCGACAGCTGCATCGGAAGTGACGACACGTCGATCCGCTTACTGTTGCCGCAAGACATTCCCGAAGCACGCGAGGACGATCCGAAGGGTCGGCGTGCTGCGGAAGTTTTTGCAGCAGCCAAGTCGAAAGGGCTCAAAAGCATCACGGCAAAGATGTGGGCCTACCGAGGCGTTCATATTCCAATCAACGTGTTTGACTTTACGGTCAGTCGTCACCGTGATGGGCCGGACCAATTTTTAGTCGATAGCGAGTATACGGGAACTCTATTGGGAGACTGCTACGGAGCGAACACGGGGATTTACATACGATCAAACGGATTGATCGTTCATGCCGCTTGCGCGGCCCATGCGCGTCGGAAGGTGGAAGCTGCGCTAGACAATCACGCGGAGCATGCAAAGCATTTACTTGGATTGTTTCGATTGATTTATGATGTCGAAGACGAAGCTCGAGAGTTGTCGCCAGCAGAACGCTTGACACTTCGCCAAAAGCAATCGGCTCCCCTTTGGGGCCAGATGCGCGAGTACCTCCAGATGAAGATGATGGACGTGCTGAGTAGTGACAAGATCAGCGATGCGCGAAGTTACATCTTGAATCAATGGCAAGGACTGACGGCTCACCTTGAAGACGGGGAAATCCCGATCGACAACAACTCATGCGAGCAGCTGATGAAGCAAGTAGCACTGGGTCGCAAGAACTGGCTTTTTCTTGGCAGTCTTGCATCGGGTTATCGTACGGCGACATTGATGACGGTCGTCAGCAGCGCGATACGAAACGACCTGGATGTGGCGGCGTACTTGGAAGACGTACTCGACCAGCTTCTCGCAGGCAGTCGCGACTATGCCGCGCTGCGTCCTGACGCATGGGGGACAGCGCATCCGGAGTCGATCCGGGCCCACCGGCAAAAGGAGCGTGAAGCTGACAACATCCGTCGAGAGCGAGATCGGCTTCGCCGCCGCCTCGCCCGCCTGGATCAGTAG
- the tnpB gene encoding IS66 family insertion sequence element accessory protein TnpB (TnpB, as the term is used for proteins encoded by IS66 family insertion elements, is considered an accessory protein, since TnpC, encoded by a neighboring gene, is a DDE family transposase.): MIALPTTGGIFLYAKPTDMRKSFSGLAGIVRNELGKTPNDGSLFLFINRRQDKLKALYWDRDGMAVWYKSLEQGTFERIRQDGEASVKLDAADLAMLLGGISIENAKRRKRLKAA; this comes from the coding sequence TACGCCAAGCCGACCGACATGCGAAAGAGTTTCTCGGGCCTGGCTGGCATCGTGCGAAACGAGCTAGGCAAAACGCCAAATGACGGAAGCTTGTTCCTGTTTATCAATCGACGCCAGGACAAACTCAAAGCACTCTATTGGGACCGCGATGGAATGGCGGTGTGGTACAAAAGTCTGGAGCAAGGCACCTTTGAAAGAATCAGGCAAGATGGCGAGGCGAGCGTCAAGCTCGACGCAGCCGACTTGGCGATGCTGCTTGGTGGAATCTCAATCGAAAATGCCAAGAGACGTAAACGGCTCAAGGCAGCGTAA
- a CDS encoding four helix bundle protein — protein sequence MKSDLPDRTFAFAERIVRLCLALEGENTVAATLVKQLLRSGTSIGANVEEAQASESKRDFVHKYSIAAKEARETHYWLRLLAKTEVILPSRLEPLTAEANELVAILTSICKKNR from the coding sequence ATGAAAAGCGACTTACCTGACCGGACGTTTGCGTTTGCCGAGCGAATTGTGCGTCTCTGCCTCGCGTTGGAAGGCGAGAACACTGTTGCCGCGACACTGGTAAAGCAGCTTCTGCGGTCTGGGACATCGATCGGCGCAAATGTGGAGGAAGCTCAGGCAAGTGAAAGTAAGCGTGACTTCGTTCACAAGTATTCAATTGCAGCCAAAGAGGCTCGCGAAACACACTATTGGTTGCGTTTGCTGGCCAAGACCGAAGTCATTCTTCCATCCCGTCTCGAGCCGCTCACTGCAGAAGCCAATGAACTGGTTGCAATCTTGACATCAATCTGCAAGAAGAACCGCTGA
- a CDS encoding metallophosphoesterase family protein: MSAIIATADLQGRETFESAGGKSLRLLGEVLPAILANEIIPNLGVGNGRIGVLLAGDFYTVPALDKRGGSGDVTPVWRVFADEFDWIVGVAGNHDLFGDAATRPRFTDPVHFLDNDTVTIDELPIAGLSGIPGNPRRPWRRTEDDFIEALEQLLCDAPAIVVMHEGPDLPELGFRGSPKIRHVLERSESTLVVRGHAHWNQPFAELSNGPQVLNVDARVVILTKDQSSRSLDGGIHET, encoded by the coding sequence ATGTCAGCGATCATCGCCACTGCTGATCTGCAAGGACGCGAGACTTTCGAATCGGCTGGCGGCAAATCACTTCGTCTGCTCGGTGAAGTCCTCCCAGCGATCCTCGCAAATGAGATCATTCCCAATCTCGGCGTAGGCAACGGACGGATTGGCGTGCTCTTGGCGGGCGACTTCTACACGGTCCCGGCACTCGACAAACGCGGCGGATCCGGTGATGTGACTCCCGTATGGAGAGTGTTTGCCGACGAGTTCGATTGGATTGTCGGCGTCGCCGGCAACCACGACCTGTTCGGTGACGCAGCAACTCGTCCGAGATTTACCGACCCAGTTCATTTTCTCGATAACGACACAGTCACCATCGATGAACTGCCCATCGCAGGGCTGAGCGGCATCCCCGGTAATCCAAGACGCCCGTGGCGTCGCACAGAAGATGACTTCATCGAAGCACTTGAACAGCTGCTCTGCGACGCACCAGCAATCGTAGTAATGCACGAGGGACCAGATTTACCCGAACTCGGTTTCCGGGGTTCGCCTAAAATAAGACACGTATTGGAGCGTTCCGAATCAACGCTCGTTGTTCGTGGGCACGCGCACTGGAACCAACCTTTCGCGGAACTCTCAAACGGGCCTCAGGTACTCAACGTCGATGCGAGAGTCGTCATCCTTACAAAGGATCAATCATCAAGATCTCTAGATGGAGGGATTCATGAAACATAA
- a CDS encoding TIGR02452 family protein: MTLKQLAQETLDLIEAGEYQADGRTVKFAEQQGSAVRGTRLYRPDEIAALSASPADEDQTIRVVDGTTQIVAQTLAEQGEAALLNFASARNPGGGFLNGAKAQDEDLCRCSGLYPCLIQCMDYYETNRAQSSLLYTDHVIFSPSVPFFKTRGTGELLAEPFFASVVTAPAPNSGPFLRNKPTATRELEQTFEQRWRNVLRIARDRGAKRLLLGAWGCGAFGGDPVMASRTAKSAIEKDGGGIDEIVFAIPGKGRQSKANLDAFRDTFSA; the protein is encoded by the coding sequence ATGACACTGAAACAACTCGCACAAGAAACACTCGACCTGATCGAGGCGGGCGAATATCAAGCAGACGGTCGGACCGTGAAGTTTGCCGAGCAGCAAGGGTCGGCCGTCCGTGGCACACGCCTCTACCGACCCGATGAAATCGCTGCGCTATCCGCGTCGCCAGCCGATGAAGACCAAACGATTCGCGTGGTGGACGGGACGACTCAAATTGTAGCCCAGACCTTGGCCGAACAAGGAGAAGCTGCGCTGTTGAACTTCGCATCGGCCCGAAATCCCGGCGGCGGATTTCTGAATGGTGCGAAGGCACAGGATGAGGACCTGTGTCGCTGCAGCGGTTTGTATCCGTGTTTGATCCAGTGCATGGACTACTACGAGACCAATCGCGCTCAATCGTCGCTACTCTACACCGACCACGTGATCTTCAGTCCGTCGGTTCCGTTCTTCAAGACACGCGGCACCGGCGAGTTGCTTGCCGAGCCGTTCTTTGCTTCAGTTGTCACGGCCCCGGCGCCGAACAGTGGCCCGTTCTTGAGAAACAAACCAACCGCGACCCGAGAACTCGAACAAACGTTTGAGCAACGATGGAGAAACGTGCTTCGGATCGCTCGAGACCGGGGTGCGAAGCGGTTGCTGCTGGGTGCCTGGGGATGCGGCGCTTTCGGAGGTGATCCTGTGATGGCTTCACGGACGGCGAAATCGGCGATCGAAAAGGACGGAGGCGGAATCGACGAAATCGTATTCGCGATTCCTGGCAAAGGCCGTCAGAGCAAAGCCAATCTGGATGCGTTCCGCGATACCTTCAGCGCCTAG
- a CDS encoding four helix bundle protein: MRDHTKLRAFELADEVALLTYKFTSGFPREEQFGLTSQMRRAAVSVPSNIVEGCGRGSDADFVRFLDMAYGSLRELEYQTSLATRLGFAPAQSDLPERLVETSKVLAALIRSRRKPNS; this comes from the coding sequence ATGCGTGATCACACGAAACTGCGGGCGTTCGAGTTGGCCGACGAGGTGGCGTTGCTGACGTACAAGTTCACCAGCGGATTCCCGCGTGAAGAACAATTTGGCCTGACGTCCCAAATGCGTCGGGCTGCTGTCTCTGTGCCATCCAACATTGTCGAGGGTTGCGGACGAGGTTCCGATGCAGACTTCGTTCGGTTCCTCGACATGGCGTACGGCTCACTTCGCGAACTCGAGTACCAAACATCGCTTGCTACCCGACTTGGATTCGCACCGGCGCAAAGCGATCTACCCGAACGGCTTGTCGAGACATCCAAGGTTCTCGCCGCCCTTATTCGCTCGCGCCGAAAACCTAATTCCTAA
- a CDS encoding GNAT family N-acetyltransferase, whose amino-acid sequence MNSHAIQFRLACDEDQQQILALHRDAFGAQEGEVIANLVAAMLDDLSAEPAYSFVAELGDQVVGHALFTAVRIESDETATAQILAPLGVAQEHQGRGIGTELVKKAFDRIQVDGVELVFVLGYPDYYSRFGFAPAGVRGFQAPFPILPKNADAWMVKGLNHGAIERYAGTIRCCNSLDHPQLWQE is encoded by the coding sequence ATGAATTCCCACGCAATTCAATTTCGACTCGCTTGCGACGAAGATCAACAACAAATTCTTGCGTTACATCGCGATGCATTTGGCGCCCAAGAAGGCGAAGTGATTGCGAACCTCGTCGCGGCGATGCTCGATGACCTGTCTGCCGAGCCGGCCTATTCGTTTGTTGCCGAGCTGGGTGACCAAGTCGTCGGCCACGCTTTGTTCACCGCGGTACGCATCGAATCCGACGAAACCGCCACCGCACAGATCCTTGCTCCGTTAGGCGTCGCTCAGGAACATCAAGGCAGAGGCATCGGCACCGAGTTGGTGAAGAAAGCATTCGACCGAATTCAAGTAGACGGTGTCGAACTCGTCTTCGTGCTCGGCTACCCCGACTACTATTCGCGATTCGGCTTTGCTCCGGCCGGAGTCCGCGGCTTCCAAGCTCCGTTTCCGATCCTGCCCAAGAACGCCGACGCATGGATGGTCAAAGGGCTCAATCATGGAGCGATCGAACGCTACGCAGGAACCATTCGATGCTGTAATTCGCTCGACCATCCGCAGCTTTGGCAAGAGTGA
- a CDS encoding nucleotidyltransferase domain-containing protein produces MTDASTIDHTKMMQHVKSHPYPLLFATISGAHLYGFPSPDSDFDLRGVHMLPLETVVGLDEGDQTVEKEGIYDGLEIDLVTHDADKFFRLMLKRNGYVLEQIFSPLVVYSTPEHEELKVIAKNCITRHHAHHYLGFAATQWKLFAKESPPRVKPLLYVYRVLLTGIHLMRTGEVEANLITLNESAKLSYIDELVDRKRFGPEKGTLQAADLEFHTQEYERLTAELESAYEASKLPEIPSARNDLNELLVQLRLR; encoded by the coding sequence ATGACCGATGCCAGCACAATTGACCATACGAAGATGATGCAACACGTCAAGTCGCATCCATACCCACTGCTGTTCGCGACCATCAGCGGTGCGCACCTCTACGGGTTCCCTTCACCCGATTCCGACTTCGATCTTCGCGGCGTTCACATGCTGCCGCTGGAGACCGTCGTCGGACTCGACGAGGGTGATCAAACCGTGGAAAAGGAGGGCATCTACGACGGCTTGGAAATCGACCTAGTCACCCACGATGCGGATAAGTTCTTTCGGTTGATGCTGAAGCGAAACGGGTATGTGCTTGAGCAAATCTTCTCGCCGCTGGTGGTGTACAGCACACCCGAGCACGAAGAGCTCAAGGTGATCGCCAAGAACTGCATCACGCGTCACCACGCACATCACTATCTGGGATTTGCCGCGACGCAGTGGAAGCTCTTCGCAAAGGAGTCACCGCCGCGCGTCAAGCCGCTGCTGTACGTCTATCGCGTGCTGCTGACGGGAATCCACTTGATGCGCACCGGCGAGGTCGAAGCCAACCTGATCACACTGAACGAGTCGGCGAAGCTTTCGTACATTGACGAGCTCGTGGACCGCAAACGTTTCGGACCAGAGAAAGGCACGCTTCAAGCGGCCGATTTGGAGTTCCACACCCAAGAATACGAGCGGCTCACCGCGGAACTCGAGTCGGCCTACGAAGCATCGAAACTTCCCGAGATACCGTCGGCCCGCAACGACTTGAACGAGCTTCTCGTTCAGCTGCGCTTGCGGTGA
- a CDS encoding DUF1569 domain-containing protein, with amino-acid sequence MGALRDLKFETLGKAVDDARQLLATGYVRQGNWSLGQICRHLVLVQDPSVDGYPVWMSWFAPLRPLMRRILLPKVLSGDSPRGIRTAPMFMPPDNLDDGSEVDAFAASVERLANHSGNFAPHPAFGRLPRDRILEIHAAHAAHHLRHLRCRDETS; translated from the coding sequence ATGGGTGCACTCCGCGATCTGAAATTTGAAACTCTGGGGAAGGCGGTTGACGATGCTCGGCAATTGTTAGCGACTGGCTATGTCCGTCAAGGGAACTGGTCGCTAGGACAAATCTGCCGGCACTTGGTTTTGGTGCAAGATCCCAGCGTTGATGGCTATCCGGTTTGGATGTCTTGGTTTGCGCCATTGCGGCCATTGATGCGACGAATACTGCTGCCGAAGGTGCTAAGCGGCGATTCACCTCGCGGAATCCGGACTGCTCCGATGTTCATGCCGCCGGACAATTTGGACGATGGTTCAGAAGTGGACGCATTTGCTGCCAGTGTCGAGCGATTGGCAAATCATTCCGGCAACTTTGCTCCGCATCCTGCTTTCGGCCGATTGCCACGCGACAGAATCTTGGAGATCCACGCGGCACACGCAGCCCACCATCTCAGGCACCTCCGCTGCCGTGACGAGACTTCGTGA
- the tuf gene encoding elongation factor Tu — protein MVQNEMTRNGKVSVNVGTIGHIDHGKTTLTSALLRVQSEKGQAKYKSYESIAKGGIVRDKNKTVTVIASHVKYETAGRNYAHIDCPGHADYIKNMITGAAQMDGAVLLVSAADGPMPQTREHLLLARQVGVPHLVVFMNKCDLVEDAELLELVELDLRELLREYGYDGEKTPVIRGSAKQAHDDPTNPKAIECVEQLLDALDRWIPDPVRLIDKPFLMPIENVYSIAGRGTVVTGKIEQGMVRAGDSVEILGLKSATATDVITQVESFGEVLEVGNAGDNVGVLLRKMAHNEITKGQVLAKVGTLTPHHEFEAEVYVLKKEEGGRHTPFFDGYAPQFFFRTTNVTGSANVMGGVDMAMPGDGVQLKVTLKQPIAVADGDRFAIREGGRTVGSGVVTRVVD, from the coding sequence ATGGTTCAAAACGAAATGACGCGAAATGGCAAGGTGTCGGTCAACGTCGGAACGATCGGTCACATCGACCACGGTAAAACGACGCTGACTTCAGCCTTGTTGCGTGTGCAATCGGAGAAGGGACAGGCTAAGTACAAGTCGTACGAGTCGATCGCCAAAGGCGGCATTGTTCGCGACAAGAACAAGACCGTGACCGTGATTGCTTCGCACGTGAAGTACGAAACGGCCGGTCGCAACTACGCCCACATCGACTGTCCCGGTCACGCCGACTACATCAAGAACATGATCACCGGTGCGGCTCAAATGGACGGCGCGGTGTTGCTGGTATCGGCTGCCGATGGCCCGATGCCGCAGACTCGCGAACACCTGCTGCTGGCCCGACAAGTTGGCGTGCCACATCTGGTCGTGTTCATGAATAAATGCGACTTGGTTGAAGACGCCGAATTGCTCGAGCTGGTCGAACTGGATTTGCGCGAGCTGCTCAGAGAGTATGGTTACGACGGCGAAAAGACTCCGGTCATTCGTGGTTCGGCAAAGCAGGCGCATGACGATCCCACGAATCCAAAGGCAATCGAGTGCGTTGAGCAGTTGCTAGATGCTCTCGACCGCTGGATTCCCGATCCTGTGCGTCTGATCGACAAGCCGTTCTTGATGCCAATTGAGAACGTCTACTCGATCGCCGGTCGCGGCACCGTCGTGACTGGGAAGATTGAGCAGGGAATGGTTCGCGCCGGAGACAGCGTCGAGATCCTAGGACTGAAATCCGCGACCGCGACGGACGTGATCACGCAAGTGGAATCGTTCGGCGAAGTCTTGGAGGTCGGAAATGCTGGTGACAACGTTGGTGTGTTGCTTCGCAAGATGGCTCACAACGAGATCACCAAAGGTCAAGTTTTGGCGAAGGTGGGAACATTGACACCGCATCACGAATTCGAGGCCGAAGTGTACGTGTTGAAGAAAGAGGAAGGAGGCCGGCACACGCCGTTCTTTGACGGCTATGCTCCTCAGTTCTTCTTCCGAACCACGAATGTGACCGGCAGCGCAAACGTGATGGGCGGAGTCGACATGGCGATGCCTGGCGACGGCGTGCAGTTGAAAGTCACGCTGAAGCAACCGATCGCGGTCGCTGACGGTGATCGCTTCGCCATCCGTGAAGGCGGCAGGACCGTCGGATCGGGCGTGGTGACACGAGTCGTCGATTAG
- a CDS encoding nucleotidyltransferase domain-containing protein translates to MVAEQSLIYSVGTQVVAQKDVMAANDRIAHPAGAVGAIVRSPVDRTHAYRVKFSDGFEAPIHHDQLVRLAEFKSDSIRDNDAPLMSAGLYDRVIYRCVIGSRAYGLEDEASDTDRRGIYLPAAELHWSLFGVPEQLENDETQEVYWELQKFIVLALKANPNVLECLYSPIVESATPLGEELLEMRSAFLSKLIFQTFSGYVASQFKKMQTDIRNQGRVKWKHVMHLVRLLLSGAHVLRSGEMMVNVGQHRDRLLKIKRGEMPFAEADAWRKDLQSDFESAFQTTKLPNRPDYERANAFLVDARRRAMEESLP, encoded by the coding sequence ATGGTGGCGGAACAATCGCTTATCTACAGTGTCGGCACGCAAGTGGTCGCTCAGAAGGACGTCATGGCGGCCAACGATCGCATTGCGCACCCAGCGGGTGCTGTCGGTGCGATCGTCCGGTCGCCAGTGGACCGCACCCACGCGTATCGCGTGAAGTTCAGTGACGGCTTCGAGGCCCCGATCCATCACGACCAACTCGTTCGGTTGGCAGAGTTCAAGTCCGACAGCATCCGAGATAACGATGCGCCGCTGATGAGTGCAGGATTGTACGATCGAGTCATCTATCGCTGCGTGATCGGATCGCGGGCTTACGGACTGGAAGACGAAGCGTCGGATACCGATCGCCGCGGGATCTACCTGCCGGCGGCCGAACTGCACTGGTCGCTCTTCGGGGTTCCGGAGCAATTGGAGAACGATGAGACTCAAGAGGTTTACTGGGAACTGCAGAAGTTCATCGTGTTGGCGCTGAAGGCGAACCCGAATGTGCTCGAGTGCCTCTATTCCCCAATCGTTGAGTCGGCGACACCGCTGGGTGAAGAACTGCTCGAGATGCGATCTGCCTTCCTCTCGAAGCTCATTTTCCAGACGTTCTCCGGATACGTCGCATCACAGTTCAAGAAGATGCAAACCGACATCCGCAATCAAGGGCGTGTGAAGTGGAAGCATGTGATGCACTTGGTGCGGTTGCTGCTGTCGGGAGCCCACGTTTTGCGTTCAGGTGAAATGATGGTGAACGTCGGCCAGCATCGTGACCGATTGCTGAAGATCAAACGAGGTGAGATGCCGTTCGCCGAAGCAGACGCGTGGCGGAAGGACCTGCAGAGCGATTTTGAGTCTGCATTCCAAACAACGAAGCTTCCGAACCGTCCCGATTATGAGCGTGCCAACGCATTCCTGGTCGATGCACGCCGGCGAGCGATGGAGGAGTCATTACCATGA